One genomic window of Hirundo rustica isolate bHirRus1 chromosome 13, bHirRus1.pri.v3, whole genome shotgun sequence includes the following:
- the NR2F2 gene encoding COUP transcription factor 2 isoform X3 — MQAIWDLEQGKYGFAVQRGRMPPTQPTHGQFALTNGDPLNCHSYLSGYISLLLRAEPYPTSRFGSQCMQPNNIMGIENICELAARMLFSAVEWARNIPFFPDLQITDQVALLRLTWSELFVLNAAQCSMPLHVAPLLAAAGLHASPMSADRVVAFMDHIRIFQEQVEKLKALHVDSAEYSCLKAIVLFTSDACGLSDVAHVESLQEKSQCALEEYVRSQYPNQPTRFGKLLLRLPSLRTVSSSVIEQLFFVRLVGKTPIETLIRDMLLSGSSFNWPYMSIQ; from the exons ATGCAAGCGATTTGGGACCTTGAACAAGGCAAATATGGTTTTG CGGTCCAGAGGGGCAGAATGCCACCCACACAGCCAACTCATGGTCAGTTCGCCTTGACAAATGGGGACCCTCTCAACTGCCATTCCTACCTATCCGGATATATCTCCCTTCTTCTGAGAGCAGAGCCCTACCCCACCTCTCGCTTTGGCAGTCAGTGCATGCAACCCAACAACATCATGGGCATCGAGAACATTTGTGAACTGGCAGCTAGGATGCTCTTCAGCGCGGTGGAGTGGGCCAGGAATATCCCCTTCTTCCCAGACCTCCAGATCACAGACCAGGTGGCCCTCCTGAGGCTGACCTGGAGCGAGTTATTTGTCCTCAACGCTGCCCAGTGCTCCATGCCCCTCCACGTAGCTCcgctcctggcagctgctggcctCCACGCTTCGCCAATGTCTGCTGACCGAGTGGTCGCCTTTATGGACCACATACGAATCTTCCAAGAGCAAGTAGAAAAACTGAAAGCATTGCATGTCGACTCTGCAGAATATAGCTGTTTAAAGGCCATAGTCCTCTTCACCTCAG ATGCCTGTGGTCTCTCTGATGTAGCCCATGTTGAAAGTTTACAGGAGAAGTCACAGTGTGCTTTGGAAGAGTATGTTAGGAGCCAGTATCCCAACCAGCCAACACGATTCGGGAAGCTATTACTACGTCTCCCCTCCCTTCGCACTGTCTCCTCTTCTGTCATAGAGCAATTGTTTTTCGTCCGTTTGGTAGGTAAAACCCCCATAGAAACCCTAATCAGGGATATGTTACTGTCTGGCAGCAGTTTTAACTGGCCTTACATGTCCATTCAATAA
- the NR2F2 gene encoding COUP transcription factor 2 isoform X2, which translates to MLLLQAGLPKTTARPTALRAEKSLLRSVQRGRMPPTQPTHGQFALTNGDPLNCHSYLSGYISLLLRAEPYPTSRFGSQCMQPNNIMGIENICELAARMLFSAVEWARNIPFFPDLQITDQVALLRLTWSELFVLNAAQCSMPLHVAPLLAAAGLHASPMSADRVVAFMDHIRIFQEQVEKLKALHVDSAEYSCLKAIVLFTSDACGLSDVAHVESLQEKSQCALEEYVRSQYPNQPTRFGKLLLRLPSLRTVSSSVIEQLFFVRLVGKTPIETLIRDMLLSGSSFNWPYMSIQ; encoded by the exons ATGTTGCTGCTGCAAGCTGGACTTCCAAAAACTACGGCGAGACCGACCGCTCTCCGCGCCGAGAAGAGTCTCCTCCGCT CGGTCCAGAGGGGCAGAATGCCACCCACACAGCCAACTCATGGTCAGTTCGCCTTGACAAATGGGGACCCTCTCAACTGCCATTCCTACCTATCCGGATATATCTCCCTTCTTCTGAGAGCAGAGCCCTACCCCACCTCTCGCTTTGGCAGTCAGTGCATGCAACCCAACAACATCATGGGCATCGAGAACATTTGTGAACTGGCAGCTAGGATGCTCTTCAGCGCGGTGGAGTGGGCCAGGAATATCCCCTTCTTCCCAGACCTCCAGATCACAGACCAGGTGGCCCTCCTGAGGCTGACCTGGAGCGAGTTATTTGTCCTCAACGCTGCCCAGTGCTCCATGCCCCTCCACGTAGCTCcgctcctggcagctgctggcctCCACGCTTCGCCAATGTCTGCTGACCGAGTGGTCGCCTTTATGGACCACATACGAATCTTCCAAGAGCAAGTAGAAAAACTGAAAGCATTGCATGTCGACTCTGCAGAATATAGCTGTTTAAAGGCCATAGTCCTCTTCACCTCAG ATGCCTGTGGTCTCTCTGATGTAGCCCATGTTGAAAGTTTACAGGAGAAGTCACAGTGTGCTTTGGAAGAGTATGTTAGGAGCCAGTATCCCAACCAGCCAACACGATTCGGGAAGCTATTACTACGTCTCCCCTCCCTTCGCACTGTCTCCTCTTCTGTCATAGAGCAATTGTTTTTCGTCCGTTTGGTAGGTAAAACCCCCATAGAAACCCTAATCAGGGATATGTTACTGTCTGGCAGCAGTTTTAACTGGCCTTACATGTCCATTCAATAA
- the NR2F2 gene encoding COUP transcription factor 2 isoform X1 yields MAMVVGAWRDPQDDVPGAQGTQPSQAPPVQGPPAGAPHTPQTPGPGGPPSTPAQTNPPSQQNQGDKQQQQQHIECVVCGDKSSGKHYGQFTCEGCKSFFKRSVRRNLSYTCRANRNCPIDQHHRNQCQYCRLKKCLKVGMRREAVQRGRMPPTQPTHGQFALTNGDPLNCHSYLSGYISLLLRAEPYPTSRFGSQCMQPNNIMGIENICELAARMLFSAVEWARNIPFFPDLQITDQVALLRLTWSELFVLNAAQCSMPLHVAPLLAAAGLHASPMSADRVVAFMDHIRIFQEQVEKLKALHVDSAEYSCLKAIVLFTSDACGLSDVAHVESLQEKSQCALEEYVRSQYPNQPTRFGKLLLRLPSLRTVSSSVIEQLFFVRLVGKTPIETLIRDMLLSGSSFNWPYMSIQ; encoded by the exons ATGGCAATGGTAGTCGGTGCGTGGCGAGACCCCCAGGACGATGTGCCCGGAGCTCAGGGAACGCAGCCTTCGCAAGCCCCGCCGGTGCAGGGACCCCCGGCCGGGGCCCCGCACACCCCACAGACCCCGGGGCCCGGGGGCCCTCCCAGTACGCCAGCCCAGACCAACCCGCCGAGCCAGCAGAACCAAGgagacaaacagcagcagcagcagcacattgAATGTGTGGTTTGTGGGGACAAGTCTAGTGGCAAACATTATGGCCAGTTTACCTGCGAGGGTTGCAAGAGTTTCTTCAAGCGGAGTGTAAGGAGGAATCTCAGCTACACTTGTCGTGCCAACAGGAACTGTCCCATTGACCAGCACCACCGCAATCAGTGTCAGTACTGCCGCCTCAAAAAATGCCTCAAAGTTGGCATGAGACGGGAAG CGGTCCAGAGGGGCAGAATGCCACCCACACAGCCAACTCATGGTCAGTTCGCCTTGACAAATGGGGACCCTCTCAACTGCCATTCCTACCTATCCGGATATATCTCCCTTCTTCTGAGAGCAGAGCCCTACCCCACCTCTCGCTTTGGCAGTCAGTGCATGCAACCCAACAACATCATGGGCATCGAGAACATTTGTGAACTGGCAGCTAGGATGCTCTTCAGCGCGGTGGAGTGGGCCAGGAATATCCCCTTCTTCCCAGACCTCCAGATCACAGACCAGGTGGCCCTCCTGAGGCTGACCTGGAGCGAGTTATTTGTCCTCAACGCTGCCCAGTGCTCCATGCCCCTCCACGTAGCTCcgctcctggcagctgctggcctCCACGCTTCGCCAATGTCTGCTGACCGAGTGGTCGCCTTTATGGACCACATACGAATCTTCCAAGAGCAAGTAGAAAAACTGAAAGCATTGCATGTCGACTCTGCAGAATATAGCTGTTTAAAGGCCATAGTCCTCTTCACCTCAG ATGCCTGTGGTCTCTCTGATGTAGCCCATGTTGAAAGTTTACAGGAGAAGTCACAGTGTGCTTTGGAAGAGTATGTTAGGAGCCAGTATCCCAACCAGCCAACACGATTCGGGAAGCTATTACTACGTCTCCCCTCCCTTCGCACTGTCTCCTCTTCTGTCATAGAGCAATTGTTTTTCGTCCGTTTGGTAGGTAAAACCCCCATAGAAACCCTAATCAGGGATATGTTACTGTCTGGCAGCAGTTTTAACTGGCCTTACATGTCCATTCAATAA